Proteins encoded in a region of the Populus alba chromosome 13, ASM523922v2, whole genome shotgun sequence genome:
- the LOC118053573 gene encoding benzyl alcohol O-benzoyltransferase codes for MASSLASLVFKVHRREPELIKPAKPTPHEFKLLSDIDDQEGLRFHIPVIQFYRHNPSVQGKDPVKIIREAIAKTLVSYYPFAGRLREGDNRKLMVECTGEGILFIEADADVTLEQFGDALQPPFPCLEELIFDVPGSSGVLNCPLLLIQVTRLKCGGFIFGLRLNHTMSDATGIVQFMAAVGEMARGATAPSVPAVWERHVLNARNPPRVTCIHREYEEVADTKGTIIPLDDMAHRSFFFGPSEISALRKLIPPHLSRCSTFEILTACLWKCRTIALQPDPTEEMRIICLVNAREKFNPPLPTGYYGNGFAFPVAVATAGELSEKPFGYALELVRKAKAEVTEEYMRSVASLMVTKGRPHFTVVRAYLVSDLRNAGFEVVDFGWGNAIYGGAAKGGVGAIPGVASFYIPFKNKKGENGIVVPFCLPAPAMERFVEELDGMLKGQLQSGQTHSKFIASSL; via the exons ATGGCTTCATCACTCGCTTCTCTCGTTTTCAAAGTTCACAGACGTGAGCCGGAGCTGATCAAACCAGCGAAGCCCACCCCACATGAGTTCAAACTGTTATCTGACATTGATGACCAAGAAGGGCTTCGATTCCACATTCCGGTCATACAATTCTATCGCCACAATCCCTCAGTGCAAGGGAAAGACCCCGTCAAGATCATCAGAGAGGCAATTGCTAAAACGTTAGTGTCTTACTATCCATTTGCCGGTAGGCTGAGGGAAGGGGATAACCGCAAGCTCATGGTGGAATGCACTGGCGAGGGTATCCTGTTTATAGAGGCTGACGCCGATGTTACTCTTGAGCAGTTTGGTGATGCACTTCAACCTCCATTTCCTTGCCTGGAGGAGCTCATCTTTGACGTCCCTGGCTCTAGCGGGGTGCTAAACTGCCCTCTGTTACTTATTCAG GTGACACGCCTCAAGTGTGGTGGTTTTATCTTTGGCCTTCGCCTCAATCATACCATGAGTGATGCCACCGGCATAGTCCAATTCATGGCGGCGGTTGGTGAGATGGCACGCGGAGCCACTGCCCCCTCCGTCCCAGCTGTGTGGGAAAGGCATGTTCTGAATGCAAGAAACCCACCACGGGTTACATGCATACACCGTGAGTACGAGGAGGTAGCTGACACCAAGGGTACAATTATTCCACTTGATGATATGGCTCATCGCTCCTTTTTCTTCGGCCCTTCAGAGATATCTGCTCTTCGAAAATTGATCCCGCCTCACCTCAGCCGGTGTTCCACTTTCGAAATATTAACAGCATGTCTTTGGAAATGTCGGACCATTGCCCTCCAACCAGATCCTACTGAAGAGATGCGCATAATATGCCTTGTAAATGCTCGTGAGAAATTTAACCCTCCATTACCAACTGGATACTACGGTAATGGCTTTGCTTTTCCGGTAGCAGTGGCAACTGCCGGGGAACTCTCGGAGAAGCCATTTGGATATGCCTTGGAATTGGTAAGAAAGGCCAAGGCTGAAGTGACAGAGGAGTATATGCGATCGGTAGCATCTTTGATGGTAACCAAGGGGAGACCTCATTTTACAGTGGTAAGGGCATACCTTGTATCGGACTTAAGAAATGCAGGTTTCGAAGTGGTAGATTTCGGTTGGGGTAACGCCATATACGGCGGGGCTGCCAAAGGTGGAGTTGGGGCAATCCCTGGAGTTGCAAGCTTTTATAttccatttaaaaacaaaaaaggagaaaatgggATCGTGGTGCCATTTTGCTTGCCAGCTCCTGCCATGGAAAGATTTGTCGAGGAGCTTGACGGTATGTTGAAGGGCCAGCTACAAAGTGGGCAAACTCATTCCAAATTTATCGCATCTTCCTTGTAA